The genomic interval CCCACCATGCCCATGCAAAATTTTTGTGCGGTGGAAGAGGCGCGCCGCGGGTTGGCGATTTTTGTTAACGGGCTTTATGAATACGAAGCCAGCAAGATCACAGGCGGCGTCGGCCTTGCCATCACGCTGCTGCGCGCGGTGGGCTGGCTTTCGCGCGGCGATTTAGCCACTCGCCGTAAACATGCCGGGCCGTTTTATGCCACGCCCGAAGCGCAATGCCTCGGCGCTCACACGTTTCATTATGCCATCATGCCATATGCCGGCGCTGCGGAAAAGCTGAATCTTGCCAACATGGCGCAAGCGTATCGTGTGCCGCTGTTCGAGGAGCAATGCACCGGCGCCGGCGGCAATCTCTCCGGGCAGTTTGCGTTGTTGCATTGCGAGCCGGCGGCCCTAACCGTCACCGCCATCAAACGCTGCGAACAGCGCAACACCACCATCGTTCGCCTGTTCAATGCTTCCACCGAACGTGTGCGCGGACATCTCGTGTGGGGCTTGCCGATCTCACACGCGTGGCGCGTCAACCTCGCTGAAGAGCGGCTCGAAGAGATTTCGGTGTATTCGAAAGCGCGCATCGAATTGGATTTTCCCGCCTGGCGCATCGTCACCATTGAATTGGAGTCCGGCCGCAAAATTGCCGGCGCATAAAGCGAAGGATTTTGGTGCGTGAGAAATGCCAGCATAACCTGCCGGCATTTCTCGCTAATTGGTGTCCGCCTGGAATCCTCACCGCCCGGGCGGCCTTCTCGTTTCAGTCATTCCACCAACCGGAGAGCACGGATGACGCTCGACCAAGTCAAGACGAAGCTGGACGAGCACGGCATCAATAAAATCAAACTCGGCGGCTTTGATATTGATGGCGTGTTGCGCGGCAAATATATCTCGCTTGAAAAATTTTTTTCCTCGGTCGAAAAGGGCTTCGGTTTTTGTGATGTGATTTTCGGCTGGGATGCCGCTGATGTTTTGTATGATAACGTGAAGTACACCGGTTGGCATACCGGTTATCCTGACACGCTCGCCAAAATTGATCTCTCCACGTTCCGCGTCATTCCCTGGGAACCCGGGGTGGCGCATTTCATCTGCGATTTCTACGATCATAACCGGAAGCCGCTGGCGATATCGCCGCGCCAGGTTTTGCAGCAAGTCGTTGCGCACTGCCGCAGTTTGGGCTACGAGCCGATGTTCTCGGTCGAGTATGAATTCTTCTTCTTTCAGGAAACGCCGCACTCTCTCCATGAAAAACAATTTCATAATCTGATCCCGCTTAGCCCCGGCATGTTCGGTTATTCACATTTGCGCAGCTCGATGCACGCGGAATTGACGCATCACATCATCGACGGCTTGCAGGCGTTTGATATTGAATTGGAAGGCTTTCACACCGAAACCGGCCCGGGCGTCTACGAAGCGGCGATTAGGTATGACTCTGCCGTGCGCGCGGCAGACAAGGCAGCGTTATTCAAAACCGCAATCAAAGAAATTGCGCATCGCCATGACTTGGTTGCGACCTTCATGGCCAAGCCGAATCAGGCGCTGCCCGGCTGCAGCGGGCATACGCACCAAAGCCTGTGGGCGCACGATCACAAAAAGAATCTTTTTTATGACGAAACGGATGCCAGCGCGATGTCGCCACTGATGAAACAATATCTCGCCGGCCAACTTGCGCTAATGCCGGAATTGTGCGCGTTCGTCGCGCCAACCGTGAATTCCTACAAACGCATGGTGCCCAACACCTGGGCGCCAACCTCGGCTTCGTGGGGCAGAGAGAATCGTACAACCAGTATTCGCGTGATTGCCGGGGATCCCAAAACCACCCGCATCGAATTTCGACTTGCGGGTGCGGACATGAATCCCTATCTCGGTATGGCAACAAGTTTAGCGAGCGGCTTGTACGGCATCGCCAACAAGCTCGAATTGCCGGAGGCCTGGCAACAAAACGCTTACACGGCGCCAGAAGGCACTTTTGCCGCGCTGCCGCGCTCGCTGGAAGAAGCGACGGCGCGTTTGCGCCAAAGCAAGATCGCGCCGCAAATTCTCGGCGCGGAGTTTGTGGAGCATTTCATTTTGACTCGCGATTGGGAAGTGCGGCAGTATCAGCAGGCGGTGACGGATTGGGAATTGAAGAGGTATTTTGAGATTATTTAATGTGATGGTGTTCTGGTTCGGGAGAATCGAATTATATGAAACCAAATTTCAATATCCTTACACACGCGTGTAAATTTCAAATTAAGGCCTGAATCGTATTCCGCAAAACCATTATGATCACCTCCTTCTCATTCCCCACCAAAATCATCTTCGGCCCGGGCGCGATTGCGCAACTGGGCGCTGTGCTCACGGAGCTGGGTGGCATTCGCCCGCTTGTGGTTACGGACAAAGGCATTGTCGCGAGCGGCATCATCAAGCAAGTCACCGTGCCGCTCAAGAAAAACGGCGTGGAATTCAG from Cytophagia bacterium CHB2 carries:
- a CDS encoding glutamine synthetase, translated to MTLDQVKTKLDEHGINKIKLGGFDIDGVLRGKYISLEKFFSSVEKGFGFCDVIFGWDAADVLYDNVKYTGWHTGYPDTLAKIDLSTFRVIPWEPGVAHFICDFYDHNRKPLAISPRQVLQQVVAHCRSLGYEPMFSVEYEFFFFQETPHSLHEKQFHNLIPLSPGMFGYSHLRSSMHAELTHHIIDGLQAFDIELEGFHTETGPGVYEAAIRYDSAVRAADKAALFKTAIKEIAHRHDLVATFMAKPNQALPGCSGHTHQSLWAHDHKKNLFYDETDASAMSPLMKQYLAGQLALMPELCAFVAPTVNSYKRMVPNTWAPTSASWGRENRTTSIRVIAGDPKTTRIEFRLAGADMNPYLGMATSLASGLYGIANKLELPEAWQQNAYTAPEGTFAALPRSLEEATARLRQSKIAPQILGAEFVEHFILTRDWEVRQYQQAVTDWELKRYFEII